The Bradyrhizobium sp. WSM471 genome includes the window CTATCACTTCGACGCCTCTCCGGTCCGGCTCCCTGATCAAGTGATGCATGCCGTGATGACGAGCTTGGATGATCGTCTTGATCAGCGGAAAATTGAGAAGAGGCTCCCCGCCCTGAAACTCAATCTTGATTCGTGCCGACGGGCTGGCGAACGCAATGTCCAGGGCGCGCATCGCCGTTTCCTGGCTCATATCGAAGCGCGAGCGATCGGTACTTTGACGCGAGACCTGGCAATAAGGGCAAGAGTGTTCGCACCGAAGCGTCACGACGAAAATATGAAGCGGGGTCATCTGCTGCAGGAACGACATCCGGCTTCTCAGTCGGGCGGCCAGAAGCTGACGTTGCGCCTTCTGGTTCGCTCCGGTGACGAGATGAGCGGCATAGGCCCTTTCGTAGAGGCCGTCGCCGGGTCGGACCCGAAGGTCGACAAGCCTGCTTAGTTCATCCTCCGTCAGGCGGATGAAATCGCCGATCATGTTGGCGACAAGACACTGGCCCTCGCCGATGCGCTCAAAATTGAACGGCAACAGCGATAGATCTTCGGTTGCCGCTCTGAAGGTCTCAGGAGATAAAAACCGCGCCATGGTTCTCCGGCAGGACTCTACTTTTGGTTGGTGGCCAGGGCCCCGAAGGCAAGTGCGAGGATAACGTTCCGGACGCCTTCGGTTTTTTCAGCGACGCGAATCCGCAAGTTTTCGTTGGCGACAAGGTACAGAAACCGCTCCTTCAGTTCGTCCGAACTAAGCACGGCTCCTTTTTGCGGATTGCCAGAGGAAACTAAGCGGCAAATATAGCGGTCGCCTGCACGGTCAACCTGGCAGGTCGCCGATCCGATCAGACGATAGGCTGCCGCATCCAAAGCGTTCAGGCTTTGGATGCTTGAATCGAAATCGACAGCTACCTCGACCTGAGACGCCGCAGGAAGCTTAGCGGCTGGAGGCATGAGAGGCATGTGAAGCATGCGACGCGTGCGAGCTATGTCCCGCGACGATGGTGCCGTCGGCCTGCTTCGTCATGACAAACCCGAGAAGGTCTTCTCCTGCTTGATAATAGGCATTGGGCCGAGGTTTATCAGCAGTGACTTCGGTGGCTACGGAGGTCCGTTCATCGGCAACGACCGCCTTGACCGAGCAGAGCTAACGCACCGTGGTCATCGCGGCCCCCCTCGGAAGGGTGAACGCGGTGCCGTCCGCGTCGAGATCAACGGCGGCCCGGTTGTTCTACACCGGGAGCGCGGCGCCGCCGTCCGGTGTCACGACCTGCCACGCTTTCTTGCCGATGTGCTCGCCGGTCAGCATCTTGGAGGCGATCGGCAAGGTGGCGCACTTCAGTCCCACACTCAGACGCCCGAGGTGCTCCGCGCCCGGCACCGGCTCGAGGAACTGCTCCAGGCCCGTGCGACGGAGGATGTTGTATTCGGTCATGCCCTTCCGCGCGGTGAGCGCGTAATCGGCACCGGGGAGGACGTAGAACACCTTTCCGCCCGACAGGAAGCCCGTCGCCTGCAGACCTTTATGGCGGAGGCGGTAGAGCGTCGCCGGCGGCGTCGGCATCTGGTCCGGCTCGATCGGCACGACATCACCCAGGATGCGCGTGGCGGGCAGCGAAAGGGAGGGGCGGCCCGCGGTCGAACCAGGCGCTTCGAGGGGACGGAAGCCTGCGACGCCGAGGAGGAATTCTGCCTGTCGGACGAGCTGTTCGAACCCTGGGTCGAGGTTGAGGTTTCCCCCCAAGGGACGGTGGAGGTTCGCGAGCGGCACTCCGATGTCGTGAAGCCGGTCGACCAATCTGGCCTCGACGTAG containing:
- a CDS encoding radical SAM protein → MARFLSPETFRAATEDLSLLPFNFERIGEGQCLVANMIGDFIRLTEDELSRLVDLRVRPGDGLYERAYAAHLVTGANQKAQRQLLAARLRSRMSFLQQMTPLHIFVVTLRCEHSCPYCQVSRQSTDRSRFDMSQETAMRALDIAFASPSARIKIEFQGGEPLLNFPLIKTIIQARHHGMHHLIREPDRRGVEVIGIPDRTAAQDQLVIIRIIELPHLGIEGMALSGYATDDHAVDLFVASDVGESRVSAQHAATAHTHDATVQHAAGTILAFVQSVEHPPVSAIARCNLAGQRVREKQYPSAARLVA